The Deltaproteobacteria bacterium genome window below encodes:
- a CDS encoding VOC family protein translates to MSLNTYLFFDGNCREAFEFYRSVFGGEYEMLQTFGDGPPDLNVAEEEKDRVMHVALAVGSGFLMGSDSASAFGPPPVQGTNFAISIDGESREHCDEVFARLSEGGTVTMPMQETFWGAYFGSWIDRFGVSWMISYELPRE, encoded by the coding sequence ATGTCGCTCAACACGTATCTCTTCTTCGACGGCAATTGCCGGGAGGCTTTCGAGTTCTACCGCTCGGTGTTCGGCGGCGAGTACGAGATGCTACAGACCTTCGGCGACGGGCCGCCGGACCTGAACGTGGCGGAGGAGGAGAAGGACCGCGTCATGCACGTCGCCCTCGCCGTTGGATCGGGCTTTCTGATGGGAAGCGACAGCGCCTCCGCCTTCGGTCCGCCTCCGGTTCAGGGGACCAACTTCGCGATATCCATCGACGGCGAGAGCAGGGAGCACTGCGACGAGGTTTTTGCGAGACTCTCGGAGGGAGGCACGGTCACGATGCCGATGCAGGAGACCTTCTGGGGTGCCTACTTCGGTAGTTGGATCGACCGGTTCGGCGTCAGTTGGATGATCAGCTACGAGTTGCCGCGCGAGTAG
- a CDS encoding GFA family protein, with protein MAEKTLQGSCLCKAVRFEISPPFIRFAHCYCLRCRKATGGVKSSNISVPPDQFKWISGEEVISRWDMPEARAFAIAICSKCNCPVARPTRDGSRMTVPAGSLDDEPGEAPSAHRYWDSRAGWAATDESHLPYED; from the coding sequence ATGGCAGAGAAGACGCTACAGGGCAGTTGTCTGTGCAAGGCCGTCCGATTTGAAATCAGTCCGCCGTTCATCCGCTTCGCCCACTGCTACTGCCTGCGCTGCCGCAAGGCCACGGGCGGGGTGAAGTCCAGCAACATCTCGGTGCCGCCGGATCAGTTCAAATGGATTTCCGGCGAAGAGGTGATCTCCCGGTGGGACATGCCCGAGGCGCGCGCGTTCGCCATTGCCATCTGCTCGAAGTGCAACTGCCCGGTGGCGCGCCCCACCCGGGACGGCTCGCGCATGACCGTTCCGGCGGGCAGTCTCGACGACGAGCCCGGCGAGGCGCCGTCGGCGCACCGCTACTGGGACAGCCGCGCCGGCTGGGCGGCGACCGACGAGTCCCACCTGCCGTACGAGGACTGA
- a CDS encoding amidohydrolase family protein: MPYSAKGRTKDFPVFDCDSHIYEPPEVWDKYIPERHRSLAKTHFYRDADRLVLVRNSRISFRSPNEWKYPAETWHPGLTKEEIGSVEPGTPEWDATVGRNASARDPHVRLKDMDASGIDQVMIFPSTFVYLPLVENAEAAHLCARAYNDWVYDYCGADRKRMYPAAVLPLQDVDRAIDELRRVAKRGFKSALVRPIIALNRYPTFPEYDPLWKEFEELGMVLGMHTFPSRGEAMSPGLAERMGSDRKRLFGDEDILVYSPGQFVANIMQAMGSKQAGDAAYGFIAEAMTWTGVVLMTGWLEKFPRLKVAILESNSSWLPLVLEKAEGYLELYRHTNENIGDPKEVFYKSCFIAFEGDEEITFRLWDLYEDIGLWSSDMPHLDAADVWEAIDNMNKHKVPKTAQEKMLGGNARRLYGIEPELVVTQAPDEYTPVTMPRFAS, from the coding sequence ATGCCTTACAGCGCCAAGGGTCGTACCAAGGACTTTCCCGTCTTCGACTGCGACAGCCACATCTACGAGCCCCCGGAGGTGTGGGACAAGTACATCCCCGAGCGTCATCGCTCGCTGGCCAAGACGCACTTCTACCGGGACGCCGACCGCCTCGTGCTGGTGCGGAACTCGCGCATCAGTTTCCGCAGCCCCAACGAGTGGAAGTACCCGGCGGAGACCTGGCACCCCGGCCTGACCAAGGAGGAGATCGGCAGCGTCGAGCCCGGCACCCCGGAATGGGACGCAACGGTCGGCCGCAACGCCAGCGCCCGGGACCCCCACGTGCGCCTCAAGGACATGGACGCTTCCGGCATTGACCAGGTGATGATCTTCCCGTCCACCTTCGTCTACCTGCCGCTGGTGGAGAACGCCGAGGCCGCCCACCTGTGCGCGCGGGCCTACAACGACTGGGTGTACGACTACTGCGGCGCCGACCGGAAGCGGATGTACCCCGCCGCGGTGCTGCCCCTCCAGGACGTGGACCGGGCCATCGACGAGCTGCGGCGGGTAGCCAAGCGCGGCTTCAAGTCCGCGCTGGTGCGGCCCATCATCGCGCTCAACCGCTATCCCACCTTCCCCGAGTACGACCCGTTGTGGAAGGAGTTCGAGGAACTCGGCATGGTGCTGGGCATGCACACTTTCCCGTCCCGCGGCGAGGCCATGTCGCCGGGTCTGGCCGAGCGCATGGGCTCCGACCGCAAGCGCCTGTTCGGCGACGAGGACATCCTCGTCTACTCGCCCGGCCAGTTCGTCGCCAACATCATGCAGGCCATGGGATCGAAGCAGGCCGGCGACGCAGCCTACGGCTTCATCGCCGAGGCCATGACATGGACCGGCGTCGTACTGATGACCGGCTGGCTGGAGAAGTTCCCGCGCCTCAAGGTGGCGATCCTGGAGTCCAATTCGAGCTGGCTGCCGCTGGTGCTGGAGAAGGCCGAGGGCTACCTGGAGCTCTACCGGCACACCAACGAGAACATCGGCGACCCCAAGGAGGTCTTCTACAAGAGCTGCTTCATCGCCTTCGAAGGCGACGAGGAGATCACCTTCCGCCTCTGGGATCTGTACGAGGACATCGGCCTGTGGTCCTCCGACATGCCCCACCTCGACGCCGCCGACGTGTGGGAAGCCATCGACAACATGAACAAGCACAAGGTCCCCAAGACCGCCCAGGAAAAGATGCTGGGCGGCAACGCCCGCCGCCTCTACGGCATCGAGCCGGAGCTCGTGGTCACGCAGGCGCCGGACGAGTACACGCCCGTGACCATGCCGCGGTTCGCCTCGTAG
- a CDS encoding ABC transporter ATP-binding protein: MSDAYLCLRDVVKSYDGRVNAVDGISIDVRKGEFLTLLGPSGSGKTTTLLMIAGFEELTDGVLELEGRSLANVRPYRRNIGMVFQNYALFPHMTTEINVAFPLRMRKFPREQIRPRVEKALTLVGLSEFATKYPRELSGGQQQRVALARALVFEPDVLLLDEPLGALDKNLREQMQVEIKRIHGEVGITTIYVTHDQTEAMTMSDRVAVFNDGKIEQLAPPLEMYHRPATWFVGNFIGDSNFFEAAVVDANAGRLAVDSLGEIVAAPPDGGIGAGRVHALVRPENVRLLQGGETGQGLNVYDMTVEGSVHYGDSVLVIGRVGSLPLRVRIPGAQAAAVVAHGQLRVGWRPEDVHVIPRAA, encoded by the coding sequence GTGAGCGACGCCTATCTATGCCTGCGAGACGTGGTCAAGTCCTACGACGGCCGCGTCAATGCCGTGGACGGCATATCCATCGACGTCCGCAAGGGCGAGTTCCTGACGTTGCTGGGCCCCAGCGGCTCCGGCAAGACCACCACGCTGCTGATGATCGCCGGGTTCGAGGAGCTTACCGACGGCGTCCTGGAGCTGGAAGGCCGGTCTCTCGCCAACGTCCGGCCCTACCGGCGCAACATCGGCATGGTGTTCCAGAACTACGCGCTGTTCCCCCACATGACCACCGAGATCAACGTCGCCTTCCCCCTCAGGATGCGCAAGTTTCCCCGGGAACAGATCCGGCCGCGGGTGGAGAAGGCGCTGACGCTGGTGGGTCTTTCGGAGTTCGCCACCAAGTACCCGCGGGAGCTGTCCGGCGGCCAGCAGCAGCGCGTTGCGCTGGCCCGCGCGCTGGTGTTCGAGCCGGATGTCCTGCTGCTCGACGAACCGCTCGGAGCCCTCGACAAGAACCTGCGCGAGCAGATGCAGGTGGAGATCAAACGCATTCACGGCGAGGTGGGCATTACCACCATCTACGTGACCCACGACCAGACCGAGGCCATGACCATGTCCGACCGGGTGGCCGTGTTCAACGACGGCAAGATCGAGCAGCTCGCCCCACCGCTGGAGATGTACCACCGGCCGGCCACCTGGTTCGTGGGGAACTTCATCGGCGACAGCAACTTCTTCGAGGCCGCCGTCGTCGACGCGAACGCGGGCAGGCTGGCGGTGGATTCCCTCGGAGAGATCGTCGCGGCGCCCCCCGACGGCGGCATCGGCGCCGGCCGCGTCCATGCGCTGGTGCGGCCGGAGAACGTACGACTCCTCCAGGGAGGCGAAACCGGTCAGGGCCTCAACGTGTACGACATGACCGTGGAGGGCTCGGTGCATTACGGCGACAGCGTGCTGGTCATCGGCCGCGTCGGATCGTTGCCTCTGCGGGTCCGGATCCCGGGCGCGCAGGCGGCGGCGGTGGTCGCGCACGGTCAACTGCGGGTAGGCTGGCGGCCGGAGGACGTGCACGTCATCCCGCGCGCCGCTTGA